A window from Panulirus ornatus isolate Po-2019 chromosome 29, ASM3632096v1, whole genome shotgun sequence encodes these proteins:
- the LOC139758107 gene encoding larval cuticle protein A3A-like isoform X2 translates to MLCQVFVAVLALSVTLAEPGGYGGPAYYSEPLPYYYDYGVHDDYKGTNFGQHEKSDGKAVYGSYTVDLPDGRRQRVDYTADHYKGYVAKVSYYGKAHHPKHYGPPVTFFKHHGYGHGYGH, encoded by the exons ATGCTATGCCAG GTGTTCGTGGCCGTGCTGGCGCTGAGCGTGACCTTAGCTGAGCCTGGCGGCTACGGTGGACCAGCTTACTATTCG GAGCCTCTGccctactactacgactacggcGTCCACGACGACTACAAGGGCACCAACTTCGGCCAGCACGAGAAGTCTGACGGCAAAGCTGTGTACGGCTCCTACACCGTCGACCTCCCCGACGGTCGCAGGCAGAGG GTGGACTACACGGCTGACCACTACAAGGGCTACGTAGCCAAGGTCAGCTACTACGGCAAGGCTCACCACCCCAAGCACTACGGTCCACCCGTCACCTTCTTCAAACATCACGGTTACGGTCACGGATACGGACACTGA
- the LOC139758107 gene encoding larval cuticle protein A3A-like isoform X1: MLCQVWPSTKVFVAVLALSVTLAEPGGYGGPAYYSEPLPYYYDYGVHDDYKGTNFGQHEKSDGKAVYGSYTVDLPDGRRQRVDYTADHYKGYVAKVSYYGKAHHPKHYGPPVTFFKHHGYGHGYGH, encoded by the exons ATGCTATGCCAGGTGTGGCCATCCACAAAG GTGTTCGTGGCCGTGCTGGCGCTGAGCGTGACCTTAGCTGAGCCTGGCGGCTACGGTGGACCAGCTTACTATTCG GAGCCTCTGccctactactacgactacggcGTCCACGACGACTACAAGGGCACCAACTTCGGCCAGCACGAGAAGTCTGACGGCAAAGCTGTGTACGGCTCCTACACCGTCGACCTCCCCGACGGTCGCAGGCAGAGG GTGGACTACACGGCTGACCACTACAAGGGCTACGTAGCCAAGGTCAGCTACTACGGCAAGGCTCACCACCCCAAGCACTACGGTCCACCCGTCACCTTCTTCAAACATCACGGTTACGGTCACGGATACGGACACTGA
- the LOC139757960 gene encoding uncharacterized protein: MLYQVLLALVVVAATTADPGDYGHSYPSGYMPYHFNYGVSDHYKATDFGQHENSDGKNVWGTYWVNLPDGRKQRVSQLLQVYLHSNNVIYIVHSIAIVQLWHSYLTNVSLYPQVDYTG; this comes from the exons ATGCTCTACCAA GTGctgctggctctggtggtggtggccgcgaCCACGGCTGACCCAGGCGACTATGGACACAGTTATCCTTCG GGGTATATGCCCTACCACTTCAACTACGGAGTGAGCGACCACTACAAAGCCACCGACTTCGGCCAGCATGAGAACTCTGACGGTAAAAACGTTTGGGGCACCTACTGGGTCAACCTCCCTGACGGTCGCAAACAAAGGGTAAGTCAGCTTCTCCAGGTTTACTTACACTCCAATAACGTCATTTATATAGTACATTCCATAGCCATCGTACAACTTTGGCATTCATATCTTACAAACGTATCTCTCTACCCACAGGTGGACTACACAGGCTGA
- the LOC139757961 gene encoding cuticle protein 7-like produces MFFQVLLALVVVAATTADPGDYGHSYPSGYMPYHFNYGVSDHYKATDFGQHENSDGKNVWGTYWVNLPDGRKQRVDYTADHYKGYVAKVSYYGKAHHPKHYGPPATFFKHHGYGHGYGH; encoded by the exons ATGTTCTTCCAA GTGctgctggctctggtggtggtggccgcgaCCACGGCTGACCCAGGCGACTATGGACACAGTTATCCTTCG GGGTATATGCCCTACCACTTCAACTACGGAGTGAGCGACCACTACAAGGCCACCGACTTCGGCCAACATGAGAACTCTGACGGTAAAAACGTTTGGGGCACCTACTGGGTCAACCTCCCTGACGGTCGCAAACAAAGG GTGGACTACACGGCTGACCACTACAAGGGCTACGTAGCCAAGGTCAGCTACTACGGCAAGGCTCACCACCCCAAGCACTACGGTCCACCCGCCACCTTCTTCAAACATCACGGTTACGGTCACGGATACGGACACTGA